In Oreochromis aureus strain Israel breed Guangdong linkage group 15, ZZ_aureus, whole genome shotgun sequence, a single genomic region encodes these proteins:
- the xrcc3 gene encoding DNA repair protein XRCC3 isoform X2: protein MNCDQLLLHPRVSAALRRVQLKSVQDVVCASAPDLQRLTGLSNSDVQQLITAAAAACRRHPPITAQQLQHGVSGVRLGCPVLDRLLRGGLPVGGITELAGESGTGKTQVGLQLSLSVQYPAEHGGLGAGALYVCTEDSFPIKRLHQLIGEQVCLRSDVPADLVNSLRFSDHVYIEHAADLDSLQVCLTRRARLLLARGLVRLIVVDSVAALFRAEFQADDWLERNRRLLTFSSMLHHLSQEFSTPVLCINQVTDVFSQSHNSMGPSSSTVSPALGLAWANQVMVRLMMRRLQGMVIRGEQSSALRRLEVVFAPHLARDGQDTAVWTEGLRGVESWTSNRK from the exons ATGAACTGCGATCAACTACTGCTCCACCCGCGGGTCAGCGCTGCCCTGAGGAGAG TTCAGCTAAAGTCTGTGCAGGACGTGGTCTGTGCTTCTGCTCCAGACCTGCAGAGACTCACCGGTTTGTCGAACTCTGATGTCCAGcagctgatcactgctgccgctGCCGCCTGCAGAAGGCACCCTCCAATCACAG cacagcagctgcagcacgGCGTGTCTGGCGTCAGGCTTGGCTGTCCAGTTCTGGACCGCCTGTTGAGGGGCGGTTTGCCTGTGGGGGGCATCACTGAGCTGGCTGGAGAGAGTGGCACCGGCAAGACTCAGGTGGGCCTGCAGCTCAGCCTCTCGGTGCAGTATCCAGCAGAGCACGGAGGGCTGGGCGCAG GTGCGTTGTATGTCTGCACTGAGGACTCATTTCCCATTAAGCGTCTGCACCAGCTGATTGGCGAGCAAGTCTGTCTGCGTTCTGATGTTCCTGCGGACCTTGTAAACAGTCTTCGCTTCAGCGACCACGTTTACATTGAGCATGCCGCCGACCTG GATTCCCTCCAGGTGTGCCTAACACGTCGCGCCCGCCTCCTACTGGCACGCGGTCTGGTGCGCCTAATCGTGGTCGACTCAGTGGCAGCGCTGTTCAGGGCCGAGTTCCAGGCCGATGATTGGCTAGAGAGGAACAGACGGCTACTCACCTTCTCCTCCATGCTGCATCACCTGAGTCAGGAGTTCAGCACACCTGTGCTCTGCATCAACCAG GTAACAGATGTTTTCAGCCAATCACACAACAGTATGGG GCCTTCGTCGTCCACCGTGTCTCCTGCTCTCGGGTTGGCGTGGGCAAATCAGGTGATGGTTCGGCTGATGATGCGCCGTCTCCAAGGGATGGTCATCCGTGGTGAACAGAGCAGTGCTCTCCGCAGGTTGGAGGTGGTGTTTGCACCTCACCTGGCACGTGACGGACAAGACACTGCCGTGTGGACGGAGGGGCTCAGAGGAGTTGAGAGCTGGACTTCAAAtagaaaataa
- the xrcc3 gene encoding DNA repair protein XRCC3 isoform X1 yields the protein MNCDQLLLHPRVSAALRRVQLKSVQDVVCASAPDLQRLTGLSNSDVQQLITAAAAACRRHPPITAQQLQHGVSGVRLGCPVLDRLLRGGLPVGGITELAGESGTGKTQVGLQLSLSVQYPAEHGGLGAGALYVCTEDSFPIKRLHQLIGEQVCLRSDVPADLVNSLRFSDHVYIEHAADLDSLQVCLTRRARLLLARGLVRLIVVDSVAALFRAEFQADDWLERNRRLLTFSSMLHHLSQEFSTPVLCINQVFVFQVTDVFSQSHNSMGPSSSTVSPALGLAWANQVMVRLMMRRLQGMVIRGEQSSALRRLEVVFAPHLARDGQDTAVWTEGLRGVESWTSNRK from the exons ATGAACTGCGATCAACTACTGCTCCACCCGCGGGTCAGCGCTGCCCTGAGGAGAG TTCAGCTAAAGTCTGTGCAGGACGTGGTCTGTGCTTCTGCTCCAGACCTGCAGAGACTCACCGGTTTGTCGAACTCTGATGTCCAGcagctgatcactgctgccgctGCCGCCTGCAGAAGGCACCCTCCAATCACAG cacagcagctgcagcacgGCGTGTCTGGCGTCAGGCTTGGCTGTCCAGTTCTGGACCGCCTGTTGAGGGGCGGTTTGCCTGTGGGGGGCATCACTGAGCTGGCTGGAGAGAGTGGCACCGGCAAGACTCAGGTGGGCCTGCAGCTCAGCCTCTCGGTGCAGTATCCAGCAGAGCACGGAGGGCTGGGCGCAG GTGCGTTGTATGTCTGCACTGAGGACTCATTTCCCATTAAGCGTCTGCACCAGCTGATTGGCGAGCAAGTCTGTCTGCGTTCTGATGTTCCTGCGGACCTTGTAAACAGTCTTCGCTTCAGCGACCACGTTTACATTGAGCATGCCGCCGACCTG GATTCCCTCCAGGTGTGCCTAACACGTCGCGCCCGCCTCCTACTGGCACGCGGTCTGGTGCGCCTAATCGTGGTCGACTCAGTGGCAGCGCTGTTCAGGGCCGAGTTCCAGGCCGATGATTGGCTAGAGAGGAACAGACGGCTACTCACCTTCTCCTCCATGCTGCATCACCTGAGTCAGGAGTTCAGCACACCTGTGCTCTGCATCAACCAG GTGTTTGTTTTCCAGGTAACAGATGTTTTCAGCCAATCACACAACAGTATGGG GCCTTCGTCGTCCACCGTGTCTCCTGCTCTCGGGTTGGCGTGGGCAAATCAGGTGATGGTTCGGCTGATGATGCGCCGTCTCCAAGGGATGGTCATCCGTGGTGAACAGAGCAGTGCTCTCCGCAGGTTGGAGGTGGTGTTTGCACCTCACCTGGCACGTGACGGACAAGACACTGCCGTGTGGACGGAGGGGCTCAGAGGAGTTGAGAGCTGGACTTCAAAtagaaaataa